The following are encoded together in the Flavobacterium sp. TR2 genome:
- a CDS encoding 3'-5' exonuclease, which translates to MLDWLKNINKDYPDFWKEYLTKFETKPNKFVVLSTETSGLNPDKDVILSLGAFSVIDDSIVIKENFETVLLQYKYLQDNGLSNEFIIESKMMKMPEPDALEAFVNFIGNSILVGHHINFDIEMLNAALERLDCGRLKNEALDVDVMYRKLTDINDKQFSLDDLCGIYKIPKSDRNSSSEDAYRIGLLFLKLKSRLGIK; encoded by the coding sequence ATGCTAGACTGGCTAAAAAATATCAATAAAGACTATCCAGACTTCTGGAAAGAGTATTTAACTAAATTCGAAACTAAACCTAATAAGTTTGTTGTCCTATCAACTGAAACTTCTGGCTTAAATCCGGATAAGGATGTTATATTATCGCTTGGAGCCTTTTCTGTTATTGATGATAGCATTGTTATTAAAGAAAATTTCGAAACAGTTTTATTGCAATATAAATACCTTCAGGACAACGGACTGTCAAATGAATTTATCATTGAAAGTAAAATGATGAAGATGCCTGAGCCTGATGCGCTTGAGGCCTTTGTGAATTTTATAGGCAATTCAATTTTAGTTGGACATCATATCAATTTTGATATTGAGATGCTAAATGCAGCTTTAGAACGTCTAGATTGCGGCCGTCTAAAAAACGAAGCTCTTGACGTAGATGTCATGTACAGAAAATTGACTGATATCAATGACAAACAATTTTCTCTAGATGATTTATGCGGTATTTATAAAATTCCAAAAAGCGATAGAAATTCTTCTTCTGAAGATGCATATAGAATTGGGCTTCTCTTCTTAAAGCTAAAATCTAGATTAGGAATTAAATAA
- a CDS encoding DUF294 nucleotidyltransferase-like domain-containing protein produces MNTVAEHIADFLKEYKPFDNLTFQELSDIATNIRVINLEKHAVLFQNNDPLHESFYVVASGVINLTTIADAEETIINKCHEGDIFGLRPFFAKNNYMMTAKAREESIIYAIPIAVFRPFVANNSDVLNFLLESFAVNSRHTKDSMSSNGKLISDSDYIDQQTEMQYIQSLNYNNSPLTTQANSIIKDVAILMTDAMVDNIIICGEKNHPIGIVTNADLSSKIATGRYPITETIDKIMSSPVVTVLENVSLAEAQLLMLKHNVTHLCVTKDGTSKSVVKGIISEHDLIVAQASNPGVLIKEIKRSQLPKDLKQIRDRLSDLIQNSIQKNIPISHVSNIASEINLAIIKRAVELAILDLGSPPARFAWLSIGSQGRKEQLLLTDQDSILIFEDVTPEKYREVKDYFLRLAKRATSILEKVGYDYCPNGHMASNMLWCKSLSDWTKQYNSWMNTPGENSNDLSSIFFDYEIVFGEPKIEEAIESVIFKNAVNNTLFFDFLGNDALKRNSPLTFFKKFVTEEDGPNKDKFDIKTRALMPLIDGARLLILNANIKGIQNTYLRFKQLAITDSKNAEIYLSCAEAFLTLSKFRTVEGLKNDDSGQYINLREMSKSDKEKLKNALSPMKDLEELIKSKFQLTQFS; encoded by the coding sequence ATGAATACAGTTGCTGAACATATTGCAGATTTTTTAAAAGAATACAAACCGTTTGATAATTTAACTTTTCAAGAATTATCTGACATTGCTACGAATATTCGTGTCATTAATTTAGAAAAGCATGCGGTATTATTTCAAAATAACGATCCGCTTCATGAAAGTTTTTATGTTGTAGCTTCTGGTGTCATTAATCTTACCACAATTGCTGACGCTGAGGAGACTATTATCAATAAATGTCATGAGGGAGATATTTTTGGTTTGCGTCCGTTTTTTGCTAAAAACAACTATATGATGACTGCTAAAGCGCGCGAGGAAAGTATTATTTATGCTATTCCAATCGCTGTTTTCAGACCATTTGTAGCCAATAATTCTGACGTTTTAAACTTTCTGCTGGAGAGTTTTGCTGTAAATTCTCGTCATACTAAAGACAGTATGAGCTCGAATGGCAAATTGATCTCTGACAGCGATTATATTGATCAGCAGACTGAAATGCAATACATTCAGTCACTTAACTACAATAATTCGCCTCTAACTACTCAGGCAAACTCTATAATTAAAGATGTAGCCATTTTGATGACAGATGCTATGGTAGATAATATCATAATTTGCGGTGAAAAAAACCATCCAATCGGTATTGTGACCAACGCTGATTTATCGTCAAAAATTGCAACAGGCCGCTATCCTATTACAGAAACTATCGACAAAATTATGTCCTCTCCGGTTGTGACGGTTTTAGAAAATGTTTCATTGGCAGAGGCGCAATTGCTAATGCTAAAACATAACGTAACCCACTTATGCGTTACCAAAGACGGGACTAGCAAATCTGTTGTAAAAGGAATTATTTCAGAACACGATCTTATTGTAGCTCAAGCTAGTAACCCTGGTGTTTTAATCAAAGAGATTAAGCGTTCGCAGCTTCCAAAAGATTTAAAGCAAATACGCGATCGTCTATCAGATTTAATACAGAATTCAATTCAAAAGAATATTCCAATATCTCATGTTAGCAATATTGCAAGTGAGATTAATCTCGCTATCATTAAAAGAGCTGTAGAATTAGCAATTTTAGATTTAGGCTCCCCTCCTGCACGTTTTGCATGGTTAAGCATTGGGAGTCAAGGGCGTAAGGAACAATTATTGCTTACAGATCAGGACAGTATCTTGATTTTTGAAGATGTTACTCCTGAGAAATATAGAGAAGTAAAAGACTATTTCTTAAGATTGGCAAAACGCGCAACTTCTATATTGGAAAAAGTAGGCTACGATTATTGTCCAAACGGACATATGGCGAGCAATATGCTTTGGTGTAAATCATTGAGCGACTGGACAAAACAGTATAACAGCTGGATGAATACTCCAGGTGAAAACAGCAATGATTTGAGCAGTATTTTCTTTGATTACGAAATTGTTTTTGGAGAGCCAAAAATCGAAGAAGCTATAGAAAGCGTTATCTTTAAAAATGCCGTTAACAATACTTTGTTTTTTGACTTTTTAGGAAATGATGCATTAAAAAGAAATTCTCCTTTAACTTTCTTCAAAAAATTTGTAACCGAAGAAGACGGCCCTAACAAAGATAAATTTGACATTAAGACAAGAGCTTTGATGCCATTAATTGACGGTGCTCGTTTACTAATATTAAATGCCAACATAAAAGGAATTCAGAATACTTATTTAAGATTTAAACAATTAGCAATTACAGATTCTAAAAATGCCGAAATATATTTAAGCTGTGCAGAAGCATTCTTAACCCTTTCTAAATTTAGAACTGTTGAAGGATTAAAAAATGACGACTCTGGCCAATATATTAATCTAAGAGAAATGTCAAAATCTGACAAAGAGAAATTAAAAAATGCATTGTCCCCAATGAAAGATCTGGAGGAGCTTATTAAAAGTAAATTTCAATTGACGCAATTCTCATAA